In Mycoplasma mobile 163K, the genomic stretch ACATTTGGTTGGGTTGATTCAGTTCCGTTGTTAGAATCAATGCTTGTTAATGAATATGAAAATAAATTTAAATCTTTTAGAGTTGCTTCATTAAAATTAGAAATTAAAGTATTTAATCTTAAATTTTCTAACTTTAATTGAGAAGCAATTTTTTGAGTTGGGTTTTGAAAATTAACAAAATTTATAAATGAATTAGAATTTAAAGTACCAATAGGGATACTATTGTTGAAAAGATTATTCTTTAAATGATTCAATTGAGTATTCAATTGATTTCTTTGGACTTGTAAATTATTCTGTTCAGAAGAAACTATGACTTCAATACTAAAAACATAAGGTAAATCATTTTCATGTATAATTTCAAAATCAATTGTTACTGAATTATTACTATTTAATCTTGATATTTTTGCATTATTAAAATTAAAATTAACAACACTAGGAATTGAATTTTCCATTAATGAAAATCTAAAATTATTTCCATCAACTAATATTTCAACAGCTTTTGCAGGGCTACTTAAAATAAAATCTTGAATTGAAAATTTTGCATTTGTCAATTCAGTGATTTTAATTAACCCAGGATTTTCAAAGGATCTAAAATTATTCAAAATTTTTAATACATCTTCAGAATAATTATTAGGTAAAAAATTTTTTACAGTGCTCTTATAAACAAGACTTGTATTATTCGGACCTAAAATAGTTACATTAAAAAGAATTTGACCTTCATCATCATTTGCTTGTGCTGTAGAAAAATCAATCGAATAATTAGAAGGTATGTTATTTGTTTTCAATGAAAAAAATCTTGATGGATTTTCTTTTGCTAATTTTAAAGCATCTGAAGCTTTTAAAGTATTTTGATTACGTAAATTACTTGAAAAAACTACATCAAATTTTTCCAAATTATTTAAAGAGTTGTTTGAGTTATCATTTGTTGTTTCTTTATTTGAATTTACACCTATAACAACTCCAATAGAAATTGCTGAAATTGTTGCTACAATTCCTGTTGCAACTAATAACCCTTTAAAAAGAACACTTTTTTTATCGAACATTTTTCCTCTTTTCTTATTTGAAATAAGATTTGTATCTTATATATAATAACAAAAATCAAACTAAATGTTTGATTTTTGTTATTTAGAACAATGAATTATTTATTTTTTTGAAGAATCATCTTTTTCAAATTCATTGAAATATAAGTCTCTTTTTTTAATAAAGTAATCATTATAAGTAATTACACCAGATTCTAGTAAAAAGTTTAATGTATTCAATTTTTCAATACTATTATTTGATAGTTGTGAAATGATTGCATCTTGGTTTTGAGTTGCAACCCCCATTGATTCACGAACTAATAAATTTTGAGTAGTTGAATCAAAATTATTTACAGCTGGTACAAATGCTGTTCCAAGGTGTAATTGAGTTGGGTAATGTTGAGCATGAGATGGTACTAAATTATTAGTATCTACAACTTGAGTATAATCTACAACTGGGAAATTTTGAGCATTGTAATTTGATGAAGGCATATTACCTGTTACATCTACCATAGAAGGCTGCCCAAAAGATAAATCATCATTTTGATTTGAGTAGTAACCTTGTTGAGTATTTAAGTTTTGTGTGTTGTAATCGTAAGGGTACTCTTCTTGATAATAATTTCCATTACCATTAATCATTTGATTGTTATCTACTTGATTATCATATTGCCCGTAATAATTATTTGCTTGATTATTACCAACATTCATTGTGTCAAAATCTTGACTTGGGTTTATTGTTGGACATTCCATTGTAATTGGATGTGTTTTGCAAAAAAGTTCCCCATTTGCATTCCTTTTAATTTTACATTTTTTCATTTGTGTCTCCATTTAAAGTTCATTTTTTATTTTTTTAATATTATCATTATATCATTATTTTTGAAATTTATAATGTAAAAAAATCAATTATCTTCTAAAAAATCTTAAAGCAAAAAGAACTAAATTAATAAAATCAATAAATAGTTTTAGAGCAAATATAATGCTTATTTTTAAAAAATCTAAATTAGAATAATTATCTGTATTTACCATGTGATCATTTGTTTTTCTTATTACATATAAATCGAATCCGATCCACCCTGAAAAAATTAAAATTCCTAAAACAGAATAAATTGAAACTAATATATCACTAAAAATTCACCAAAAAAGAACACCAATAATAATCAAAGTGAATGTTCCAAAAGTTAAAATAGGTACTAATTTAGAAAAATTAAATATTTTAAAATATCCTAAAATTCCCATAAAGATTAAAATTCCAAAAGGAATTAATAATGCAAGTAAAATGTTTCTTCCAAATTCAATTGAATTTCCTGAATAAATTAAGAAAATAAAAGAAACAATAAAACTTTCAATTAAAACAAAAATCAAGAATGCAAAAACAATTGAGAATAAACTTTTGTTTTTATTTACTAAATAATTAATTAAAAAAACTAAAACAAATTGTAATAAAGAGCCAATAATTCAAAAAGAGGTTATTCCAATATCTGATGAAGAAATAAAATTAATAAAAATGTTTCTTAAACCTTCATTAAAGGTAACACTTAAAGCAAAAAGCAAAACTAAAGAAATAGCAAGACCAAATCACATTAATGTAAATGATAATAATTTATTACTATTTTTTGTATATGTATAACTTAGAGTTTTTTTTCTAAAATTAAAAATGTTAGCATTATTTGTCATTTTGCTCCTTTTTCATATAAAAGTGAACTTGTTTTACTTTTAGTTTCTTATTTTTTACTTTTTTTGTCATATTTTTCAACATTTTTCTTAAGTTTTCTTAAATAATGATTTAAAGCACTTTTAGATTTGTTTATTTGGAATGTTTCGGAAAAAATTTTACTCAATTCATTCAATGATTCAAATCTGTTTTGTTTTTTTAATTTAAAAAAACTTAATTCATCTTCTGTAAATAGTTTTTCTAAATTATTATCTATTATAAATTGATAATCTTCTAAATATTTAAAATGGGTTTCTACTAATTTTTTTTGATTTAAAATAGAAAGATTAGTGATTTTATTATTGTAATTCAAATAATCTCTTTCAATTCTAGAATCTTCAAATTTTAAATAATTTTTTATAGCTCCAATAGCTTTTAAAAAATCGCTAATCATTTCAGACTTCTTAATGTAAATTATGTCTCTATTATTTTTAGTAAAAATTTGAAAAGGCAAATTATGTTTTTTAAGATGATTAAGAATTTGTTCGGAAAATCTTTTGGAATTTATTTTAAGCTCTAGATGATAAAATTTACTACTTAAATTACTTATTGATCCACCTGAAAAAAAGACACCTGAAAAAAAATGTGTAAATTCACTTGAAGGATATTCTTTAAAAATATTTTTATCTAAAATTTCAATTTTAGAAGTTGAATTTTGAACTTTTTTAAAGCTAATTTTAAAAAAGTCTAATAGTAAGTTTATCTCATCTATATATTTTTTATTTCTCAAAGAAATAGTAAAAACATTTTCACTTTCTTCAATAATATTTGCAAAAAGAAAACCTTGTAAAAATAGCTTTTTTTCTTGCTTATTTCTTTTATTTGAGATTATTTCGTTTTTTACTTCACTAGAAAATGACATTTTTTAATTCTTCAAAATTACTTTGCATTTTTCATAGAACGCATTACACTTTTAATATGTGATTCGGATGGTTTTCTACCCATTTGTAAAAACATTGCCCTAATCATTTTTTCATTAATTGGAGGATTTTCTCTCAATTGTTTTTCGAAATAACGTTTTGTTAGGAAAAAACCAACAACTAAACCAACAATGGTAAATAGAATTGAAAGACCAACAATAAGCCCTATTGCAAGACCAATTTCCATAATACCTCCCTAAGAATTTTATTTTATAACATTATAATACAATAATAATTCATTAAAATTATTTTCTTATTCCTTTTACAACAAAATAAAAAATAATCGGAATAACAAAAACAATTAATATTGAAAAAATAAAAATTTTTAAATAAAACTTATTTCTATTTTTTCTTATACTTTCAATAACTTCTATTTTTATTACTTCTTGATCAAAATAAGCAAGAAAGTTTATTGATTGAAATCTTCTTATTAAGGAAAAAATAAGTGTTATTAAAATTACTAGTAAAATTGAAGAACCAAATAAAATAGTTGCTCAAAAAGGATTAAATGGGGTAGGGAAAGCATTTGAAATTCACAATTGAAAATTTAATGCTCCATTTAATCAATTTTGAGATTGAATTCCCCAAAATATCAGTGTAAAAATCCCGACATAAAAAGTATAAAAAATTGCAAACCAAATAGTAGAAATGTGCTTTTTTTGCATTTTAATATAAAAATCAGTTATTAAGGAATTTGAGTTTAAATCTCCTTCAATTGTTAAGGTTTTTGTTAATTTATTAAGGCCTTTAAACTCAATAAGAGAAATAAAAAAATTATAAAGTAAAAATAAAATAACTATACTTGGAATAACATAAAAACCAAGATTTGAAATTGGAATTGCATTAGTGAAAAACAAAATTAATAATAATACCAATAAAAAAATGAAAAAAGAAGTTGAAATCATAACAAAAGTTCTCAGCTTCTTTTCAGAAATTAACAAACTTAGTTTTCCTTTTTTAACCTCTGTGTTTTTAGATTGTTTTACATCTGTTTTTTCTTCGCTAGTATTCGAAAATTCTTTTGTCTCAGGAATGTGTGGATTTAGTGAATTACAAGATTGAATAATAAGAGTATTATTTGATAACTTAGAATTTTTAGCTTGATTTTCTAATTCAGAATTGTCAAAATATAAAATACTTGATTTTTTTGCAAGCTTCTTTTCTTCATTAAATTCAATAACTTCTGTAGTATCGATATTTATTGGTTTTAAATTCACTATTACATTATAAAACTATTTAAACAAAAATGAAAAACAAAACAACTAAAGCAAAATTTAATATATAATTAATTTATAAATTAGTGTAATATTGAAGGTAAAAATGAAAGTAACAGTAACGGAATTTCTAAAAGCATGTTCATCAGATATGAAATTGAGGATTCTTGTAAATTTTTGAGATTGCAAATGTAATGACACATGTGTAAATGAAATTGTGAACAAATTCAAAACTTCTCAAGCAAATATTTCTCAACATTTAAGTGGTTTAAAGGATATGAATATTATTGTTTCTAAAAAAGACTCAAGAAGAAGAATCTATTCAATAAATAAAGATGTAAGAAAAACATTTGATTCTTTGTTTAAAGAAATTATTCTTCATGATGATCTAAATAAATGACTTTGTAAGTGTCAAAATCCAGAAGTAAGTTAAAAATAAAACTCAAAGAGTTTTATTTTTATTTATTCAAAATTACCAAAGATATTATTAAAAAAGTAATTTGAATTAAACTGATAATAATTATGTTAAATCATGTTTTATTATTTGAAACTTTTCTAAATTGAATAATATCAATTTTTTCTAAAGATTTTTTTTCCTCTGGTAAATAAAGATTTTTCTCAATTTTTCTTTGATTTTTTCGATTGAAAAGATTTAATCTAAAATTCTCTATGAAAATTGTTCTAGTAAAAATCACATATAAAATTGTAGAGCAAATCATAATTAAAGAAGCTAAAAACAAACCGTTTTCTCATGTTTTATTATTTCCTAAATAAACACTTAAAACCATTATTATAAATGTTAGTATTAAATTGGAAATGATTAAGAGCAAATTTTTTCAATTCAAATTTTGCTTTCAATATTTTTTCATGGTTATATTATAAGCATAATTTTATTTATTAATTCAATGATTAAATTGTTCTTCTGTTGCTAAAACATGATGGTTTTCAGCAACTTCATGTAAAATAGGAGGATTACCTAAACTTTGTTCATTTAAATAAGTAAGTTCAAAATTTGAAGATTTGAATTTTTCATTTGCATTTGAAATTTTTGGAATTGAATCAAATAAAGAAATAGTATAAGGGTGGATAGGATTTTCAAAAATCTTTTCTGTTTTTCCTCTTTCTACAATTCTACCATAGTGCATAATGATAATGGAATCTGCAATATATTCAACCATAGATAAATCATGAGCTATAAAAATTAATCCAATTTTTTTAGTTTTGCACAGGTCTTTTAATAAATTGACAACTTGAGCTTGAATAGAAATATCTAAAGATGCAATTGGCTCATCTGCAATAATTACTTTTGGATTTGTAATTAGAGCTCTTGCGATTACAATTCTTTGTCTTTGTCCACCAGAAAATTCATGAGGGTATCTATATGCGAATTGTCTTAATAACCCAACATCTTCAAGAGCAGAATAAATAATTTCTTTTGCAAAGATATCTTTTACAAAATATTTTGAAAACAAATTCTCTTTCATTCCAAGTAAATGTTCTAATTTTTTAATTTCTTTTTTCAAAAGATTTTTTTCAATTTCAAATGATTCTAAAGTGTCTTTTTTTTCAAATAATCTTGTTTTAAAAGATAGAGTTTTTGTTTTTCAAGAATTAATTGTATGTTTGTTTTTTTCTAGAAAAATTTCTGTTTCAATTCTTTTAAAAAAGTAATTCAATAAATTCTGAAAATATAAATCAAGAGATTCTTTTTTTAATTTTATTTCATCTTGAATTGATTTTGCCTTTATAAAATCTTCTTTATATTTTGAAATAGTTTTGCTATGTTTTACTAAGTATTCTGATAATTCTTGATCATTTTTTTCTTTTGTAGATTTTAAATTTAATTTAGCTTTTTCAATATCTTGAACATTATATGTTGGAATTTTTGAAATTGAACCCATTTTTTTTCTTAATTCATTAATGTTATCTTTGTACTCTTTTTTCTCGTTTAAAATTGTAATTCTAGTTTGATTTGATTTACTTAATTCTTTCTTATATGAAAATTCATAACCATTTAAAATTTGTTTTTTATTTACTTTATTTTCGTTTTCAAAAGAATTAAAATATCTTAAGTTGTAATTTTTTTGAAATTCTATTAATTTACTTATTTCTTCAATTGTTAAATATTTTAATAAATTTAAATTTTTAGATAAAAGACTAAAAGATTTTTTATATATTAAATATCATTTGTAATTTATTAAAAAATCCTTTTGATTAAGTGAGATGTTTTTTTGCTGCAAAAATAACTTTAAATTATTTTTAAACTCTTCTAAATAATTTTTTAAGGTATTCTTTCTTCTAGAAATTTTTTCTCTTTGTTTAAACTTAAAAGATTTCAAATATTTTTTTTGTTCAAAAATTTGCTCTAATAATTTTTCTCTTTCTAAAGAAACTTTAGATAATTTAATTACTTTTTTCAAATTTTCAGTTGCCTCAATTAAATCTTTTTCATCTATAAATAAATCATCTTTTCGATATTTTTCCATTCCTTCTAAATAGGAATTAAAAATTTTCTTTGTTGTTTCAAAATATTTTGTAACAACTTTGGATTCCATATTTTGTTTTGATTCTAAAAATAAAAACATCTCTGAAAAAACTTCATCAAATTCACTCTCTGAAGTATTTATAAGTTTTAATTTCTTTTCTCATTTTGAAATAAAATCTAATTCTACTTCATTTTCAAAAACAATATTTTCCAAACTTGTTTTGTGATAATTTTCAATAAAAGTATATTTGAAAAACTTCTTAACTTGTTCTCAATCAGAAAAAATGTCTTTGTATTTGTTTTTTAAAACTTTGTTAATTATTAAAGACTCTTTTAAAATTGAATAAACAGTTTTTTGAGAATTCATCGAAGTGTGAGGATCTTGAAAGATCATTTGAATATTTTTGTGTAAAAATAAGCGATTTTTCTTGCTTATTTTTTTTCCAGAAATTACATTTCCATCTAAAGAAACAAAACCATTATAATCATCATATAATCTAATTAAAGAACGGCCTAAAGTTGTTTTTCCAGAGCCGCTTTCTCCAATTAAACCTAAAATTTCTCCTTCTTCTAAATCAAAACTAACATTTTGAACAGCTTTAAGAATACCATTTTTATTTGCAAAGAATTTTTGCAAATTTATTACCTTTAATAAAATTTCTTGTTCTTCACTTTTATTCATTAAAAACCTTCTTAAATAATTTTATTCTTTCTTGAATTTTTCTATTCATTGGAACTTTTGGAGCATCTGGATGCAATAATCAAGTTGCTGCAGCATGAGTTTTATTAATTCAAAACAATGGTGGTTCTTTTTCAAAATCTATTTCTAAAGCATGTTCATTTCTAGATGCGAAAGGGTCTCCTGCAGGTAAATTTGCCATGTCAGGTGGTAATCCTTGAATGTTGTAAAGTTTTTCTTCTTTATTTTCAGGAATTGAGCTAATTAAAGCTCAAGTGTAAGGATGTCTAGGGTCTTCAAAAATCTCTTTTTTAGTTCCTCTTTCTACTATTTTTCCAGCATACATAACATAGATATAGTCACAAAATTTTGCAACAACACTAATATTATGAGAAATAAAAATAATTGAAATTCCAAATTCTTGTCTAATTTTTTCAAATAAAACTAATACTGAAGCTTGAACAGTTGGATCTAAAGCAGTTGTGGGCTCATCTGCAATAATTATTTTTGGTTGCCTTGCAACAACCATTGCAATAACTACTCTTTGCTTTTGTCCACCGCTCAAAGTATGTGGGTATGAATTGAATTTTTCCTTTGCATTTCTAATTCCAAATGATTCTAGTAAATCAATTGAAAATTTAATTTTTTCTTCTTTTGATTTAAATCTTGAATCTCTTTCAATACAATCTAGCAATTGTTTTCCAATTGTTCTTGTGGGATTTAAAGAAGTAAGTGGATCTTGAGGAATATAACCAATGTATTTTCCTCTAATATTATTTCATTGTGAATCTTCTTTTAAAGATAGTAAGTCAATATTTTCTAATTTCATTACATCTGCATCTACAATTGCTCCGAAATTAATATTAATTAAAGCTTTTGAAGTAACTGATTTTCCGGAACCACTTTCACCAACAAAACCAATAATTTGCCCTCTTTTAACACTTACATCAACACCTCTAATAATATTAATAACTTTTTTTCTTCCAGTTTTAAAAGAAACTTTTAAATTTTTAACTTTTAAAATTGTCTCTTCTTGGAAATTTTTAGCATCTGTATTTTGTAGTGTAGAGGCTAAAGATATAGTATTTTTTAAAATATTCTCATTCATTAATTCACTAGGAGTTTTTGAAAGAATTTCAATTGCTGGTAAAATTTTTCCTTGAAGATAAGTAGAAACAGCAAGTTTATTTGGAGAAACATGGTTAAATCTCTTTCTCAAATCTTCATTAACAAGTTTGAAAATATTATATCCATATATCCCAATAAAAGTTTCCTCAGAAGTTTTTGATAAAATTTCTATTAATTTTTGAGTACCTTTTTTAGCGCTAGAATATTTTGTATTTCCTAATGCTTCAAATCAAAGAACTTTTTTTGCCTTAAATATAATTTCTTCAAATTTTTTTACAGAATCTTCATGTACATCATAAATTTTTTCTTTGCTTAAAGATAGAAAAATATTATATTTTTCAGGAATGATTAGTTGGTTTTTTCTTGCTACAAGAAATTTTTTTGTAACTTCAACTTCTTTGATAGAAATTTCTTTATGATCAATTTTATTTTTATTAACTGAATTAAAAATATAAGCTAATTTTCCACCTAAAATAATTCTGTCAAATTTTTTTAATAAAAAATTTAACTCTCTTGCTTTTTCCAAAATAGAATCACCAGATAAAATTGCTAGACTAGGCCTAGTTTTAGGGTTTGTGTCAATAAGTCTTTTTAGAATAAGCAACTCTTTTTTAACAGATTCTCCAATAAATTTTGATTCTTTAAAAGTAGCAATTCCATAATTGGAAGCTGTTTTCTTAAAAGAAATATCAAAAGCATCATTAACAAAATCGTCTGCTAAACTTGCTCAATATTTTGATAAATCTAAATTATTATTCGATTCTGCATTATTTTTTGCATCTTCTTTTAAAACATTGTCAACTAATAAAATTTCTCCATTTTTTAAATCATTAATTAAATTTTCTAAAACTTCTCCACTAGTCTCTACTGAAAATTTTATTTTTAAGTTTAAAACTTTTTCAAGGGACTCTTTTAAAAAATTAATTGAAGACATTTTTTCTTCAGAAAGATTATGATGAGTTAACAAAACAATTTTTGCTCCATCTTTTACTAATTTGTTAATTGTTGGAAGTGAATCTAAAATTTTTTGTTCGAATAAAAATTTATCATTTTTAAAAGGAATATTGTAATCAACACGCACAAAAACAACTCTATTATTAAAATTATGATTTCCTATAGTTTGAATTTTCATTTTAAACCTTTCTTAATTGTGGATCGATTGCATCATGTACTCCAAGAGCTACAAATTGCAATGATAATGTTATTGTTAATAATAGCAATGAAGGCAATAACAAAGTTCAAGGATTGTTTGAAAAATCACCTAAAGCTTGAACTAAAATATTACCTAAATTTAGATTTGCAGGATCTGTTAAAAATCCTAAAAATGATAATGAAGATACTAAGAAAATAATTACTGGAATTCTTTGTACAAAAGAAATGGCTAATCTTCCAATAATATTAGGAAGTAAATGCATGAAAATTCTTCTTTTCTTTGAAGCTCCAATTGCTTCTGCTGCTTTAATGAAATCTAAATCTTTAACTAAAATTGCAAATCTTCTTGCTTCTGCGACTGGAGCAGATCATCCGATAATTACTAAAACTATAATTAATTGGAAAAAATCTGTACCAACAATTGAAACTAAAATTAAAACTCAAATTAAATTAGGTAAAGAATTAATTACTTCTAAAACTCTTTCAAAAAATGTATCAATTGGCTTTCCAAAATTAAAACCTAAATAAATGCCTAATGAAACACCAACAATTGAATTAATTAGAGCAACTAAAACTGCTAAAAGCAATGATTGAATTGTTGCTGATCAACTTCTTGTTCAAATATCAAATCCACTACTTGTTGTTCCTAAAATTGTGCTAAATTGTTGACCACTATTTGTAAATGATAGCAATTCATATGCATTATAAGTAATTTCTCATTGGTTAAAACCAAGTAGTTTTTCACTAATAATCAAAGAAGCACCTTCTATATTTATTTGATTTTGAATATCAATAAAAAGTTGTCTTTGCGAATTTGTCAAAATTTGGGTTTTTAATGGATTTGCAATTGGAGGTAAATTTCCATTAAAAAAATTGCTTTGATTTGTAATAGGTATATCTCCTGCAAAAGGAGAAGTAAATGGAATAATAATTGCCATTAATAAAATAATTAGAAAAATTGATAATGCAATAACAGAATAAGGATTTGAAAAATACCTTTTGATAATTTCGATAATATTTTTCTTTGGTTTTCCAACTAATTGAAGTAAACTTACAGAATTATTTGTACTAAATTTGAATGAATTTGAATCAGTTTTGATATTATATTTTTTATTAAAATCATTTCTATTCATTTTGTAAATCCTTTCCCATTTTTGTAAATTCTGAATTATTTTTTAATTCTCTTTTTCTTGCTTCATATGATTTAATAATTGGATAAATTCCATAAGGATTTTTAGTTGCAAATTTAATTCTTGGATCTAATAATATAGAAACTATATCAACTAGAATTCTTGAAGCAATTGTTAAAGTAGCAAAGAAAAAAGTACTAAACATTACAATATTAATTTCACCATTTGGAAATGCATTTATAAATAAAACACTTGTTCCCGGTACTGCAAAAAATGATTCAACAATTAAAGATCCTGATAATAAGAAAATAAATGAAGGAATAATTAAACTCATCAAAGGAATAGAAATATTTTTTAAAACATATTTAAGAAATATTTCATATGATTTTAGACCTTTTGACTTTGCAATTAAAATGTAATTTGAAGAAAGAACTCTTGTTGTTTCATTTCTGGCATAAGTTACATAAGCTGCCAAAGAACCAAAAACTAAAACTAAAATTGGTAAAACTGTACTTGCTATA encodes the following:
- a CDS encoding ABC transporter permease yields the protein MFKYISIRIFLGTIALFVILILTYLLIGSFGANPFFATATNAQQAEEAFIAAGLNRPIGARLAEWLGGFFLGDFRVGFGAQFSGRTIPEIFFGPMLFTLAIAGPAFLISVIVGIALGVWSGYRRGTYIDASINLFTRIFIALPSFILAPFFILFGLLIGLPTRFASAAEGASSGLVIASTVLPILVLVFGSLAAYVTYARNETTRVLSSNYILIAKSKGLKSYEIFLKYVLKNISIPLMSLIIPSFIFLLSGSLIVESFFAVPGTSVLFINAFPNGEINIVMFSTFFFATLTIASRILVDIVSILLDPRIKFATKNPYGIYPIIKSYEARKRELKNNSEFTKMGKDLQNE
- a CDS encoding ABC transporter permease, yielding MNRNDFNKKYNIKTDSNSFKFSTNNSVSLLQLVGKPKKNIIEIIKRYFSNPYSVIALSIFLIILLMAIIIPFTSPFAGDIPITNQSNFFNGNLPPIANPLKTQILTNSQRQLFIDIQNQINIEGASLIISEKLLGFNQWEITYNAYELLSFTNSGQQFSTILGTTSSGFDIWTRSWSATIQSLLLAVLVALINSIVGVSLGIYLGFNFGKPIDTFFERVLEVINSLPNLIWVLILVSIVGTDFFQLIIVLVIIGWSAPVAEARRFAILVKDLDFIKAAEAIGASKKRRIFMHLLPNIIGRLAISFVQRIPVIIFLVSSLSFLGFLTDPANLNLGNILVQALGDFSNNPWTLLLPSLLLLTITLSLQFVALGVHDAIDPQLRKV
- a CDS encoding YneF family protein, producing MEIGLAIGLIVGLSILFTIVGLVVGFFLTKRYFEKQLRENPPINEKMIRAMFLQMGRKPSESHIKSVMRSMKNAK
- a CDS encoding Bax inhibitor-1/YccA family protein codes for the protein MTNNANIFNFRKKTLSYTYTKNSNKLLSFTLMWFGLAISLVLLFALSVTFNEGLRNIFINFISSSDIGITSFWIIGSLLQFVLVFLINYLVNKNKSLFSIVFAFLIFVLIESFIVSFIFLIYSGNSIEFGRNILLALLIPFGILIFMGILGYFKIFNFSKLVPILTFGTFTLIIIGVLFWWIFSDILVSIYSVLGILIFSGWIGFDLYVIRKTNDHMVNTDNYSNLDFLKISIIFALKLFIDFINLVLFALRFFRR
- the whiA gene encoding DNA-binding protein WhiA; the encoded protein is MSFSSEVKNEIISNKRNKQEKKLFLQGFLFANIIEESENVFTISLRNKKYIDEINLLLDFFKISFKKVQNSTSKIEILDKNIFKEYPSSEFTHFFSGVFFSGGSISNLSSKFYHLELKINSKRFSEQILNHLKKHNLPFQIFTKNNRDIIYIKKSEMISDFLKAIGAIKNYLKFEDSRIERDYLNYNNKITNLSILNQKKLVETHFKYLEDYQFIIDNNLEKLFTEDELSFFKLKKQNRFESLNELSKIFSETFQINKSKSALNHYLRKLKKNVEKYDKKSKK
- a CDS encoding ATP-binding cassette domain-containing protein; protein product: MNKSEEQEILLKVINLQKFFANKNGILKAVQNVSFDLEEGEILGLIGESGSGKTTLGRSLIRLYDDYNGFVSLDGNVISGKKISKKNRLFLHKNIQMIFQDPHTSMNSQKTVYSILKESLIINKVLKNKYKDIFSDWEQVKKFFKYTFIENYHKTSLENIVFENEVELDFISKWEKKLKLINTSESEFDEVFSEMFLFLESKQNMESKVVTKYFETTKKIFNSYLEGMEKYRKDDLFIDEKDLIEATENLKKVIKLSKVSLEREKLLEQIFEQKKYLKSFKFKQREKISRRKNTLKNYLEEFKNNLKLFLQQKNISLNQKDFLINYKWYLIYKKSFSLLSKNLNLLKYLTIEEISKLIEFQKNYNLRYFNSFENENKVNKKQILNGYEFSYKKELSKSNQTRITILNEKKEYKDNINELRKKMGSISKIPTYNVQDIEKAKLNLKSTKEKNDQELSEYLVKHSKTISKYKEDFIKAKSIQDEIKLKKESLDLYFQNLLNYFFKRIETEIFLEKNKHTINSWKTKTLSFKTRLFEKKDTLESFEIEKNLLKKEIKKLEHLLGMKENLFSKYFVKDIFAKEIIYSALEDVGLLRQFAYRYPHEFSGGQRQRIVIARALITNPKVIIADEPIASLDISIQAQVVNLLKDLCKTKKIGLIFIAHDLSMVEYIADSIIIMHYGRIVERGKTEKIFENPIHPYTISLFDSIPKISNANEKFKSSNFELTYLNEQSLGNPPILHEVAENHHVLATEEQFNHWINK
- a CDS encoding MSC_0882 family membrane protein; amino-acid sequence: MNLKPINIDTTEVIEFNEEKKLAKKSSILYFDNSELENQAKNSKLSNNTLIIQSCNSLNPHIPETKEFSNTSEEKTDVKQSKNTEVKKGKLSLLISEKKLRTFVMISTSFFIFLLVLLLILFFTNAIPISNLGFYVIPSIVILFLLYNFFISLIEFKGLNKLTKTLTIEGDLNSNSLITDFYIKMQKKHISTIWFAIFYTFYVGIFTLIFWGIQSQNWLNGALNFQLWISNAFPTPFNPFWATILFGSSILLVILITLIFSLIRRFQSINFLAYFDQEVIKIEVIESIRKNRNKFYLKIFIFSILIVFVIPIIFYFVVKGIRK
- a CDS encoding ABC transporter ATP-binding protein, with translation MNENILKNTISLASTLQNTDAKNFQEETILKVKNLKVSFKTGRKKVINIIRGVDVSVKRGQIIGFVGESGSGKSVTSKALININFGAIVDADVMKLENIDLLSLKEDSQWNNIRGKYIGYIPQDPLTSLNPTRTIGKQLLDCIERDSRFKSKEEKIKFSIDLLESFGIRNAKEKFNSYPHTLSGGQKQRVVIAMVVARQPKIIIADEPTTALDPTVQASVLVLFEKIRQEFGISIIFISHNISVVAKFCDYIYVMYAGKIVERGTKKEIFEDPRHPYTWALISSIPENKEEKLYNIQGLPPDMANLPAGDPFASRNEHALEIDFEKEPPLFWINKTHAAATWLLHPDAPKVPMNRKIQERIKLFKKVFNE
- a CDS encoding ArsR family transcriptional regulator, translating into MKLRILVNFWDCKCNDTCVNEIVNKFKTSQANISQHLSGLKDMNIIVSKKDSRRRIYSINKDVRKTFDSLFKEIILHDDLNKWLCKCQNPEVS